ATATCGGCATCGCCGTTGCATACGCGTAGTGTCACGTCCTGGGGGGCTGTCACGCTCAGTTCGAAACGCGTGCCGGGTGATTTCTCCAGATAGCGTGCGATCGCGCGGGGCAGTATGTCCCGTGCGAAAGCCTCCGATGAGGCGATACGAATCGTGCTTCGGTCAAATGAGGCGAGCGCGTTGATTTCGTCGAGCACCTGCTCGCCTTCAAGCAGGGTTCTGCGTACATGAGCGGCCAGCAGCTCGCCGGCCTTGGTTAGCGCCATGCCGCGCGGTTGCCTTTCGAATAGCGGATACCCGACCTCGTCTTCCAGTTTCGCGATCTGCCGGCTGATCGCCGAGATCGTTACGTGCAATTTCTCAGACGCCTCTCCCAATGAACCCGTATTCGCAACGGCCAGGAAGTAACGAAGAGAAACGCTGTGCATGGAGGCCCCGCTGGGTTTGCACTTTTGGAAATGGGAGGCCGCAAATAAGTCAATTGTGGTCTGACTTTTGGGTTCGTACGCTTGATCCATCGAAGAAATCGCGAGCACCGTAGAACCCTACAGGCGACGAACATGATGACACGTGACAAAGCGATCGACAACGCCATTTCATATTTCGATTCGGGTGAGTTTCTTCAGGATCTGAGACGCCGGGTCCGTATGGCAACCGAGAGTCAGGAAGCCTCGGCTATGCCCACACTCTGGAACTATCTGGGTCACGAGCTCACGCCTTTGGTGGAGCGACTCGGATTCAAATCGCGCGTCGTGGAGAATCCGTTCGAAGGCGGTGGTCCGTTCCTGCTTGCGACCCGTATCGAAGACCCGGTTCTGCCCACCGTCCTCATGTATGGGCATGGCGACGTCGTGCGGGGACAGGAGAACCAATGGAAGAATCAGATGCGCCCATGGGACATCACCATAGAAGGCGACCGCTGGTATGGGAGGGGGACCGCGGATAACAAGGGCCAACATACGATTAACCTGGCTGCGCTGGAACAGGTCTTGACCGTGCGAAAGCAGAGGCTCGGTTTCAATGTCAAGCTGCTCATCGAGATGGGTGAAGAGGTGGGGTCCCCGGGACTCGAGGCGATTTGCGAACAGAATAAGGACTTCCTCGCCGCAGATCTCCTGATCGCTTCCGATGGCCCGCGTGCCAGTGCCGCCACGCCCTGCGTCTTTCTCGGTTCGCGCGGATTCGTCAACTTTACGCTCTCGGTGAACCTGCGTGACGGCGCCCATCATTCCGGCAACTGGGGCGGATTGCTGCGCAACCCAGGCACCGTACTAGCGAGCGCGATTGCGTCGATTGTCGATGCCCGTGGCCGGATACTGATCGATGCCTTGAAACCCGGAAGTATTCCGGAGGCGGTGCGTCAGGCGCTAAGAGGTATCGCAATCGGCGGTGGGCCGAACGACCCGGAGATCGATCCTGATTGGGGTGAGCCGTCCTTGAGTCCTCAGGAGCGCGTCTATGGCTGGAACGCACTGGAGGTCCTGGCGTTCACCACGGGCAATCCCGCCAATCCAGTCGGAGCCATTCCGCCAACCGCTCGTGCGCATTGCCAGCTCAGGTATGTGGTGGGCACCGACTGCGAGCATATCGGCGCTATCTTGCAAGCCCATTTCAGGGAACACGGTCTTGAGCATGTCGAGGTCGAGATCGGCGAACAGATGGGCGCGACCCGCGTGTCCACTGATGATCCATGGGTTGAATGGGCGCTCGGGTCGCTCAGGCGAACGACTGGAAAGAAGCCCGACCTGCTGCCTAACCTGGGCGGGTCGCTGCCCAACACGGTCTTTACGGAAATTCTCGGCTTGCCAACGATCTGGATTCCTCACTCATATGGCGCTTGTTCGCAGCACGCGCCGAATGAACATCTGCTTGTCAGCGTTGCGCGCGAGGCACTGCAGATCATGGCCGGTCTCTTCTGGGATCTCGGGGAAACGGGTTCGGCGGTTCGAGACCACCGTATGCGGCGGGAAACTTCCAGAGAATTGACGTAAATCCTCCTGCTCGATCGAATGCTTCGCCAGCCACTGGAGAGTCAAATGCATACTGCTGCAACCGTAGGTGAAACCGATTCGATAGAAACAAAGTCTTCGAGCTTCAACAGGATCATATTGGCCGCATCGATAGGCAATGCGCTTGAATGGTTCGACATACTTATCTATGGGTTTTTCGCCACCATCATTGCGAAGACGTTTTTCCCGGCAACGGATGCCACGATCTCACTCCTTGTGACGCTCGGTACGTTTGGCATTTCATACCTCGTCAGACCGGTTGGTGCGCTCGTGCTCGGATCCTACGCGGATCGGCATGGCCGCAAAGCGTCGATGATGGTGTCGATCGTCATGATGATGGTGGGTACCGCGATCATCGCCCTGATGCCGAGCTACGCGAGTATCGGCATTGCGGCACCGATTGCAGTCGTGTGCGCACGCCTGATCCAGGGGTTTTCGGCGGGAGGCGAATTTGGCAGCACAACGGCGTTTCTGGTTGAACAGGCACCGGAACGAAAGGGCTTCATTGCCAGCTTCCAGTTCGCCAGCCAGGGGCTGAGCTATCTGCTTGCGGCGGGCTTCGGGGCGGTCCTGACGAATACGCTCGATAAGGCTTCGCTCGATGCCTGGGGTTGGCGTCTCCCATTTTTATTCGGGATCTTGATCGGACCTGTGGGCTTCTATCTGCGCAAGCATATTCACGAGAGCCCCAGTTTTCTGGAGGCCAAGCCGGAGGAGTCGCCGGTCAGAACCGTGCTGGCGCACCAGAAATTCCGCATGCTTCTGGCCATTGGCATACTGGTCCTGTCGACCGGGACCAGTTACGTCATCCTTTACATTCCGACCTACGCAAGCCGTCAGCTCCACCTTCCCGAGAGCTTTGGTTTCATCGCTACGGCGCTCACGGGAGCCATTCTCACGTTCGTCACGCCGTTCGTCGGCCATCTCTCCGATCGTATCGGCCGGGTTCGGATGATGACCTGGGCCGGTATCGTTTTTACGGCGACTGTTTACCCTATTTTTAAAAGTCTGGGTGAGCATGCCGGTCTTGGCGCCCTCATGGCGATGATGGCGTGGGTGGGGCTGCTGAAAGCGGTCTATTTCGGAGCCTTGCCGGCATTGATGGCCGAGACTTTCCCGATTGAAACGCGGGCGACCGGCATGGCGCTCAGCTACAACATCGGCGTGACCATTTTCGGCGGCTTCGCGCCGCTCGTCGTGACCTCGCTGATTCTTGCGACGGGCAGCAAACAGGCGCCTGCCTTTTATCTGATGGTGCTGGGCGTTATCAGTCTGCTTGCGTTGTGGCAATGTCGCAAGACGTTAAATCTGCGCTAGTCGTCATTGAATCCGGCGCGGATCGGCGCGGCTTTGACTGCCGTAGGCGCCCTGGAGCGCGGTTTGTCTTTGACATTCAGGCGCGGAGCTGCAAGCCGCTCGCGAGCACCGGTGAAGGGTTAGAAGATCCCTGAAAACCTCGCGATAGAGACATGCAGCAATTTTTTCAAACAGAATCGGGCGATAGCGCGCGTTCGCCGCTAACCGCCGGGCCGAAGGGCACCCCAAATCGCGCGCGGATCTGCCTGAGCTGCGCAGCTTCCAGGGCTGACCCTTTGCTCAGCTCGACGTATGAGCGGCAAGCGCGAAAATTGCCGAACGGTAAGAACGCTGGCGAACCGTAATTGCGCAGACAGTCGACACGGCAATTTTCTGGACAACGCTCGCCCATTCCTGCTCGTCAGGTCCGCCATTGCTGCCATTTGTCCGATGAAAGCCGTGATCAGTCGTTTATCATGGCTGGCTCACGTCGTTTGCAGGATCAGTCAGTAAGTATGATGAATACCCGAAAGATTTTGATGATTATTGGAGCGTTCCTGCTCGGATCAGCAGGAGCCACGTACTTGATGCTCCTTCAGGCGGACCGCCGCTCAATGGCAGAAGTCACGGCAGCCATGGATGAGTCCGCACGCCGTCCCGTCGTCGATTCGCGCGTCGGCGGTCACTTGACGGAAGGCAGCATCGACCAATCGAAGTCGTCCGGCGCAATTACGAAAAGCACTGCGATCGCTCAGGAACCGGTGGTTCCCGCTCCGGCTTCTGCTCTGGCAATAGGACCTGCGTCCATGACGGCCGCGCCCGCATCCAGTCCGGCCTCCGCACGAGTCACGGCGCAACTGAAACCGGAGGCACAACCGAAGCAGGTGCCGTCGACGGCAGTCGCGTCGGTGAACGTGCAGGACTCGGGTGCGCCGAAGTTGGTTCCGGCGCAGCGCGCCCTGCGTGGACGAGACGGTCTTGACCGTCGCGCGACACCGGAAACGGACGAACTGGTCAGGGAATCGGCGAAGCTCGATCCATCGCTGCCTCCGCCGGATATGTCGGCCGCTCGCGCCGCCATGGACCAACGTAGCTTCACGCCAGGCACGGGTTCGAATCCGGTCGCGGCCGCGATGACGGATCAGCTCGTCAGAGATTCGGCGAAGCCCGATTCTTCGCTGCCGCCACCCAAGTAACCGATTTCTCCGTTAGCACGTGCGGCTACATGAACTCTCCCAGCACTTGAGCACCGCGCTCCAGCGCTTGGTATAAGGCGCCCGAAGCAAGCGAATTGGCTGTCGCCGTCTACAGTATCGGCCATTTGGCGACGTTCGAAGTTCGGGCCAGATCGTTGGCACCCATTGGCGGGCGCGGACACAAGAAAGGAAAAGCAATAGGACGGTGGGCGCAGAGGCAAAACTTGCTGCAACCGTTCGGCCCCTTACTTGCGGACAACCTCTGATTTAGCGTGCTCGTGGTTCAGAGGAAAGCTAGTCATTGCACCTCGCCGCAGAGATTGACGTTGCTATACGTTGACCATACACCTGAAGATTCATGCCATGTTCGACGGTCGTGAATCGATGGATTGCGTGCTCGCCAGCGGGGCACCGATACACATCGTCTCTTGCGATGTAGATAAAGTCGGCCTTCCTAAAGAGATCTTTCTTCCGCGATGCGGACGTGAGCGGCTTGGGAAGCCACCTTTTCGCTTACCCGTCGGAACCGTTTGCACCCGGGGACCCATGGCGTTGGCCGCGTCGCGGCGGTAGGCGACGGTGTGTTGTCGGCGACCGCAACCAGTTCGCATGGGGACGCGCCAAGATCGGTCTGTCAACGAGTACGCAAGCACGTAGATGCAACTGTGCTATCGGTCGCGGCTCTTGCGCGGCATACGGGGCAGCGGGGACGAATTCAGGCAACGAAGCTGCCGGCCAGAAAACAGTGTTGGGGCGCGAGCGATGTCGTCCGTGATTGGGCTCGCTGCGGTGCACCGGTCGTACTTCCTGCTGTCCCGTATGGGCTGTCGGATTGGTAGCCCAGGCGCCGCTCTGACTGCGGAGGTGGTTGTGTCGGCTTCTGCAATCTACTCAAAACGCCGTTCAGGTGATACTCGCTTACCCTCCGGCGCAACGAGTATGAGACCTTCCAGGTAGCCTGAAACGATTGACCGGCGTGTACTAGAGTGTACTTACGATGCCTTCAATGGAGTTTCTTCCATGGATACTCACTCGATTCTGGGCATGATTCATGCCGAAGAGGCTTTACTGGTCTCCATCGTACGCTCGTTGTCACCGGAGATAAGACGCACGGTCGCCAACGATTTTCATGAGCAAGTCCAGCTCGCTGAGACTTCGCATCTGAATCCGACAACCGATCGGGAAGCGAGCGACGCGTTCAAGGCACATATCAGAAGGTTGTCGATCATGCTTGCCTCGCTGTCGTGAAGAGAAGTCGACCCGTCCGGGGCTCCACGTGTGGCGTGCGCGAGTGAATTGCATTTGCGTCTTGCGCCGACCATACTTGCTCCGTCGTGCATCTACGGGCGAACGCCAATGAACCGTAACGATTCCCAGCTCCAAGGATCGGAGAACAGGCATCCCGACGATCACAATCACGACGGCAGTGCGCTGTCGGAGGCTGATCTGCGTGTCCGCGCGCTTGAATCCCTGCTGGTGGAGAAGGGGTACGTCGATCCCCATGCGCTGGAAGCGCTGATCGAGACATACGAGCATAAGGTCGGGCCGCGCAATGGCGCGCGCGTAATCGCGAAGGCATGGCGCGACCCGGCATACAGACAATGGCTACTCGAAGACGCTACTGCAGCAATCGCTTCGCTCGGATACAGCGGCAGGCAGGGTGAACACATGGTCGTGCTGGAAAACACGCCTCGCGTGCACAACATGGTGGTGTGCACATTGTGCTCATGCTATCCGTGGCCGGTGCTCGGGCTTCCGCCGGTCTGGTACAAGTCGGCGCCTTACCGGTCTCGAGCGGTCATCGATCCGCGCGGCGTATTGAAGGAGTTCGGCTTCGAATTACCTGCCGATACCGAGTTTCGCGTTTGGGACTCTACTTCCGAGGTCCGCTATCTGGTGTTGCCTATGCAGCCTCCCGGAACCACGGGTTTCTCTGAAGAAGCGCTAGCTGAACTGGTGACACGTGACTCGATGATCGGCACGGGATTGCCGAAGACGCCAGAAGCGCAACGGGAGTTGCCATGAACGGTGCGCAAGATCTTGGTGGCATGCAATCGTTCGGTCCGATACGCCCGGAAATCGACAGTCCGGTCCTTCACGCGGACTGGGAGCGGCGCGTGCTGGCGATCACGTTGGCGATGGGCGCAGTCGGCAAGTGGAACATCGACATGTCTCGCGCCGCTCGGGAGAGTTTGCCGCCTGCGCAATACCTCGCCAGCAGTTACTTTGAGATCTGGCTCGAAGGACTGCAAAAGCTGCTGCAGGATACGGGCTTGGTGACGGCGGAAGAAATCGGCAGCGGTGAGTCCGGGAATGCGGCGGTGCCGGTCCCCCGGGTGTTGATGGCTAACGAGGTCGCTGCCGCCCTGCGGCGAGGCAGCCCCGTCGATCGCTCCGTGGCCGCCAAGGCCCGCTTTAACGTTGGCGACGAAGTGCTGACCCGTCAGTTCAATCCATCCACCCACACTCGTCTGCCGCGTTATTGCCGAGGCAGACGAGGACGCATCATCGCAGTCCACGGTGCACACGTTTTTCCCGACACCAATGCGATTGGTCTCGGCGAACGACCGCAGTGGCTCTACACGGTGCGCTTCGATGCTTCTGAACTCTGGGGAGCGGATACGACTGCGGCATCGGTCTGCGTCGATTGCTGGGAACCTTATCTCGACTATCCAGGCGCTATGCCTGCCTAAGATGACCCATCCCCCGGCGGATCTTCCCGAACTGCGTGCGGCGTTGCCGGCATTGCCATGTGACGACGCAGGGCCCGTCTTCAAGGCGCCGTGGGAGGCTCAGGTGTTCGCGATGACCCTGATCTTGCACGAGCGCGGCGAATTTACGTGGACAGAATGGGCGCTATTTCTGAATCAGGCGATCCGCGATGCGCAGGCCGCCGGCGACCCGGATCTTGGCAACACCTACTACAGTCATTGGCTGACGGCATTGGAGCGCATTAGCGACTTCAAGGGACTGCTTACAGGCGACATGCTTCTGCAGCGTCAGAACGAGTGGGACATTGCCGCTCGACGCACACCGCATGGCCAGCCGATTGTGTTGGAGTGAAGGCGAGTCCCTCATGTGGGTATGAGAGGCTTACGAGTAGTGCTCATAGCGCGACGCCAGTGGAGCAGTTTTTTTCTCTTCGGCTATCGCGGGTCCGGTCGCAAGGCGGATGTACACGCAGTTCCGTAGGCGGCCAACGACTATCAGGTCGCTTGCAGCCAGACGAAACCACGTCCAACAGATTCGCGCGCGTTCTCAGTGATTATGTTCCCGCGGGCGATCACCACCCGCTCAAACGGCCATTCCAATATGTGGTCTATCGACTCACGTGCCAATTTACGATCGCGGTAGAGGAAGCGAAGTGGCGGACTCCACGTGAGCTGCCAGGGCTAACTCAGGCGATGACCTTCTGCTCTCCGGCAGCCTGCTCGCGCATGCGACGGGCTTCGTCGCGCAGGAACTGCTGGTAATCGTCCAGATCGCCGTCGAAGGGCTCGACGCCACCCTTGGTGACGAGCCAGAACTCGTCACATACCGCGCGCAGCAGGGAACGGTCGTGACTGACCAGCATCACTGTGCCTTCGAATTCGTTGAGTGCCATGCCTAGCGCTTCGCGTGTGGCCAGGTCGAGGTGGTTGGTAGGCTCGTCGAGCAGCAGCAGGTTGGGGCGCTGCCACACGATCATGCACAACACGAGCCGCGCCTTTTCGCCACCGCTCATCGTGCTGACCGCCTGATGGACCATGTCGCCACTGAAGTTGAAGGTGCCGAGGAAGGTGCGAAGCGATTGTTCGGTGCCACTCTGGCCGGGGGCACGCATGTGCGCCGGCGTGTCCTTGGCAAGGCGGATCATGTGTTCCATCGGCGTATCGAGAGGACGCAGCACGTCGAGTTCCTGCTGGGCGAAGTAGCCGATGTTCAGGCCTTTGCCTTCGCTGATTTCGCCGGCAATCGGCGCCAGCTCGTGTGCCACCGTCTTCACCAGAGTGGACTTGCCCTGGCCGTTGGCACCGAGAATGCCGATGCGCTGCCCGGCCAGCACGGATCGGTTGATGCCCCGCACGATAACCGTCGGCGGCGTGCCCGGCGGTGCGCCGGTCGGCGCCGCGTAGCCGAAGCTCGCGTCCAGCATCGACAACAGCGGGTTCGGGACGTTGAGCGGCTCCTTGAACTCGAAGGTGAACTCCGCGTCGGCAAGCACCGGTGCGATCTTCTCCATGCGTTCGAGCGCCTTGACCCGGCTCTGCGCCTGCTTCGCCTTCGAGGCCTTGGCCTTGAAACGGTCGATGAATTTCTGCAGGTGGGCGATCTTGTCCGCCTGCCTGGCCACCGCGGCCTGCTGCAACACGAGTTGCTCGGCGCGCATGTCTTCGAACTTGCTGTAATTGCCGCCATAACGCACCAGCTTGGCGTTGTCGACGTGCACCGTCACCTGCGTCACCGCGTCGAGGAATTCGCGATCGTGGCTGATCACGACCAAGGTTCCTTGATAGCGCTTGAGCCACGCTTCCAGCCAGACCAAGGCGTCGAGGTCGAGGTGATTGGTCGGCTCGTCGAGTAACAGCAAGTCGGACGGGCACATGAGCGCGCGCGCCAGTTGCAGTCGCATGCGCCAGCCGCCGGAGAAACTGTTGACCGGCTGGCTAAGCTGCGCGGCACTGAAGCCAAGGCCCAGGATCAGCGCCTGGGCACGTGCGGGGGCATCATGTGCACCGGCGTCGTGCAGGGCCATGTAGGCGTGTGCCATGCGCATGCCGTCGTCGCTGGCCTCAGCGGCGGCTACTTCGGCCTGCGCGGCCAGCAGTACAGTGTCACCGTCGATGACGAAGTCGGTCGCACTCTGCTCGGTCTCCGGCATCTCCTGCGCGACCTGGCCCATCTTCCATGCAGCGGGAATCGAGAACTCGCCGCCGTCTTCGTGCAGCGTGCCGTTGAGAAGGCCGAAGAAGGACGACTTGCCGGCGCCATTGCGGCCGACAAGGCCAATCTTTTCGCCGGGGGTGAAGGTGACGGACGCGCTGTCGAGTACGACATTGACGCCACGGCGCAGCGTGACATTACGGACGGAAATCATAAGGAGCTACTTCGAGGAGGATAGGCATGATAGCCGAACGGAAGTACAGGGCTGTCTCTTTTCTGGCCGCACGAGTGAAGAGTCGCTTGCGCTTTGCGGCGCCCTCGGCCACAAAGCAAGGCGAGCACTGGCGCACCGGGCGTTGCGGCTGCGGGGCCAGCGAACAGACGGTGAGTGACGGCTTCTGGCCGATAGCACCAGCTCGGCGAACGCTCTCTAGAGCGGCCGTTGGACTCATCAACGGCAGCTTTCCGGCAAGCGGGGCGAATGCGCGCTCACGGCCGATGAGCTGTCATTGGGGCAAAAATTCCTGGCGACCGCTGAACGTGCAAATCGGACGCGTTCACCGATAGACCGCACACAGAAGACACGCCAGTGCCTAACGCCGCTCAAGTGCTTTGCCGATCGATGATGGTAAAGCCGGTGTCGATTTTCACCTGGGTTCGCACTACTTCGGAGCGCGGAACGGCAGCGAAGCGCGCGAGCAAGGCCTCTGCCGCCTTCGCACCAATGGTTATGCCGTCGATGCGAACCGTGGACAACGCAGGATAGACATGTGCCGCCGTACTCAGATCGCCGAAGCCCATGACTGCAAGTTCATGCGGCACACTTAACCGACGGCTTGCCGCTTCAGCGAGCACGCCCTGAGCCAGCGTGTCCGAACTGCAGACAATTATGTCTGGCGTCGAGGCGGCCAGGATCCGGCCGAGACCTTCCCGGCCGGCCTGCAAGGTCGCGGGGGCAGGGAGGACCTCGAAAGCCGGCTCAGCAACGCCAAGCCTTGCCAACTCGCTTTTGATGCTTTCGCAGCGGCGCAGGCCGCGTGGGTCGTCTACGGAGACGATGCCGAATTTCCGATAGCCTTTGTCGAACAGGTGTCGGGCCACCTCTGTACCGACCTGCTCGTGCGAGAACCCGATCACCATGTCTATCGGCGTGTCGGTGAGGTCCCAGATCTCGACGACGGGAATTTTTGCTTTCGATAGCCGGTCGACCGTCGCATCGGAATGACGGGTGCCGGCGAGCACGATGCCATCTGGCCGTCGGCCAAGGATCGCTTCGACAAGCGCCTCTTCGCGCGCCGTCGAATAGGCGGTGAGCCCCAGCAACGTCTGGTAGCCCGAAGACGTCAGGCCGTCCATCAGTGACTGGACGGTGTCCGCAAAGATCGAGTTGGCAATCGTCGGGAGCAGGATGGCGACCAGCTTGCTCCTGTTGCTGGCAAGTCCTCCAGCGAGCATGTTGGGCACGTATCCTGTCGCGCGAACCGCATCGAGCACCTTTTTCTGTGTATCGCTGCGCACGAGTTCCGGTCGATGGAGTGCGCGGGACACGGTCATCGGCGCGACACCTGCCACACGAGCCACGTCGATCAGTGTCACGCTCTCGCCCGGGTTCGCTGGCACCGCCGGCTCCCGCTCAATCCTCTTTGTCATCGATTTGCCCTGTTGGCGGTTCGTTCGCGTCGTGCGGTGCCGTAAGCCGCACGGGTTAGCTCAAATTCTTTGCAAGCTCGCGGACCATCCGCAGCCTGCCGGAATTAGACCATGAGCGCCTGATCCACGGCCAACCGAGGGTGAGCGCTGGTCCCACTGTCTAAGTGTAAACCACGATGATTGCGCAATCATCATTCGCTTGAATGATTGCGCAATCATAGTAGTATCGAGTCCATTGCCCGGAATCAGAGCCGGCAGGAGTCGTCCGCGACCGCACGGAACAGCTCAACAACCCCAGGAGACAGAAGTGGCAACGGAACCGAACACCGCAAGACGCACCAACGTCCGATGGTTCACCCTTGCGATGATTTTCATCGTCACGGTGTTCAATTACGTGGACCGGGCAACGCTATCGATCGCGGCGCCCAGCATGCGCCACGAGTTGGGCTTCGATGCGTTCACCATGGGCATTGCGTTTTCCGCGTTCGGGTGGGCGTACACGGGCATGCAGATTCCTGGCGGCCTGATCCTGGACCGATTCGGTGCGCGGGTCGTGCTTGGTCTGAGCCTGATCGTCTGGTCGGCGCTGACTTTTGTGCAGGGCTACGTGCATCTGTTCGCGTCCGCGTTCGTTGCGCTGTTCGCATTGCGTTTCCTGATGGGCGTGGCCGAGTCGCCGGCCTTTCCGTGTAACAGCCGTCTCACGGTGATGTGGTTTCCAAGCGCGGAGCGCGGCCTCGCCACGTCTATCTTCCAGTTGGCGCAGTATTTCGCACTGGCTGTCTTTACTCCGGTCATGACCTATACGGTCAGCAAGTGGGGCTGGCACTACGTGTTCTTCACGACGGGAGCGGTCGGCGTGCTGATCGGACTGTGGTGGTTGAAATCTGTGCGGGAGCCGCAGCGCGACCACCGCGTCAACGCGGCCGAGTTGGAATACATCGCAACGGGTGGCGGGCTTCCAGCCATGGGCGACACTCCGCGACCGTTCAAATGGCGCGAGATCAGGTCGATTGCGGCCAACCGCATGATGATCGGGGTTTACATCGGTCAGTTCTGTCTCACGTCGATTACATGGTTCTTCCTGACATGGTTTCCCACGTACCTCATCGAAGCCAAAGGTATGTCGATTCTCAAGGTCGGCGTCGCAGCAGCGATACCCGCGGTGGCTGGGTGCCTCGGAGGCCTCATCGGTGGACTGTGGTCCGACTGGATGCTCAAGCGTGGATTCAGTCTTACGGCAGCGCGAAAGACGCCGATCATCACCGGCCTCGTGTTGTCCAGCACGATCGTCGCGGCGAATTACATCCACTCGACCACGGCTGTGATCCTCGTGATGTCGCTTGCTTTCTTCGCGAAGGGCGTTGGCAATCTCGGATGGTGCATCGTCGGCGACGTCTCGCCGAAACACGCGATGGGCATCAGCGGCGGCATCTTCAATCTCTGCGGCAACCTCGCGAGCATCGTTACGCCACTGGCCATCGGCTGGATGATCAGGAGCACGGGTTCGTTCGAGGTCGCACTCACCTATGTCGCGGCGCTCTCGCTGCTCGGCGCTTTCTCGTATCTGTTCATTGTCGGCAAGCTCAAACGCCTGGAGGAGGGGGAGTCCGACGGGACTTCGCCCAAGAGTGCGCCTGTTACCGGCTTGAACCCACGCCACGGCAACTGACGCCGTGAATCAAGCTCTCTCCCGCAAAGGATAACGTTCATGATCGCTACCAGCTCCCTCGCTTCTGGCGCTTCAAGTGACCAGATCAAATGGATTCGTATTGCATCGACCATTCTCCCGTTGGCCAACCCCATCAGCGATGCCAAGGTCTTGACGGGTCGCCAGAAGCCGATGACGGAAATTGTCATCCTGTTCGTCGAGATCGAAACGGCCGATGGTCATCGCGGTCTCGGTTTCAGTTATTCGAAGCGCGCCGGTGGGCCGGGTCAGTTTGCCCACGCAAAAGAGATTGCGCCCGTATTGCTCGGTGAAGACCCGAGCGACATCGCCCGGCTGTGGGACAAGCTTGCGTGGGCGGGCGCCTCGGTTGGACGCAGCGGTATGGCCGCACAGGCGATCGGTGCATTCGATGTTGCGCTATGGGATCTGAAAGCAAAGCGGGCAAACCTGTCGCTCGCGAAACTGCTCGGCGCACACCGCGATTCTGTGCGTTGCTACAACACGTCGGGTGGCTTTCTCCACACGCCGCTCGACGAGTTGTTGACGAATACGGATGCGTCGCGCGAGAAGGGCATTGGCGGCATCAAGCTGAAGGTGGGCCAGCCCGACTGTGCGCTGGACATTCATCGCGTGCAAACTGTCCGCAAGCATCTGGGCGACACCTTCCCGCTGATGGTCGATGCGAATCAGCAATGGGACCGGCCCACAGCGCAGCGCATGTGCCGCACATTCGAGCAATACAACCTGGTATGGATCGAAGAGCCGCTCGATTGCTACGACGCCGAGGGCCACGCGGCGCTCGCCGCGCAGTTCGACACGCCGATTGCCACGGGCGAGATGCTGACCAGCGTTTCAGAGCATTGGGAGTTCATCCGACAGCGCTCGGCTGATTATCTGATGCCGGACGCGCCTCGCGTCGGCGGTATCACCCCGTTCCTGAAGGTAGCGACTCTAGCCGACCACGCGGGACTGATGCTGGCGCCTCACTTTGCGATGGAACTCCACGTGCATCTTGCAGCCTGCTATTCGCGCGAGCCGTGGGTCGAACACTTCGAGTGGCTCGAGCCGTTGTTCAATGAGCGACTCGAGACCCGCAATGGCCGGATGATTGTGCCGACGCGCCCGGGGCTCG
This genomic stretch from Paraburkholderia caffeinilytica harbors:
- a CDS encoding ABC-F family ATP-binding cassette domain-containing protein, with amino-acid sequence MISVRNVTLRRGVNVVLDSASVTFTPGEKIGLVGRNGAGKSSFFGLLNGTLHEDGGEFSIPAAWKMGQVAQEMPETEQSATDFVIDGDTVLLAAQAEVAAAEASDDGMRMAHAYMALHDAGAHDAPARAQALILGLGFSAAQLSQPVNSFSGGWRMRLQLARALMCPSDLLLLDEPTNHLDLDALVWLEAWLKRYQGTLVVISHDREFLDAVTQVTVHVDNAKLVRYGGNYSKFEDMRAEQLVLQQAAVARQADKIAHLQKFIDRFKAKASKAKQAQSRVKALERMEKIAPVLADAEFTFEFKEPLNVPNPLLSMLDASFGYAAPTGAPPGTPPTVIVRGINRSVLAGQRIGILGANGQGKSTLVKTVAHELAPIAGEISEGKGLNIGYFAQQELDVLRPLDTPMEHMIRLAKDTPAHMRAPGQSGTEQSLRTFLGTFNFSGDMVHQAVSTMSGGEKARLVLCMIVWQRPNLLLLDEPTNHLDLATREALGMALNEFEGTVMLVSHDRSLLRAVCDEFWLVTKGGVEPFDGDLDDYQQFLRDEARRMREQAAGEQKVIA
- a CDS encoding L-talarate/galactarate dehydratase, whose amino-acid sequence is MIATSSLASGASSDQIKWIRIASTILPLANPISDAKVLTGRQKPMTEIVILFVEIETADGHRGLGFSYSKRAGGPGQFAHAKEIAPVLLGEDPSDIARLWDKLAWAGASVGRSGMAAQAIGAFDVALWDLKAKRANLSLAKLLGAHRDSVRCYNTSGGFLHTPLDELLTNTDASREKGIGGIKLKVGQPDCALDIHRVQTVRKHLGDTFPLMVDANQQWDRPTAQRMCRTFEQYNLVWIEEPLDCYDAEGHAALAAQFDTPIATGEMLTSVSEHWEFIRQRSADYLMPDAPRVGGITPFLKVATLADHAGLMLAPHFAMELHVHLAACYSREPWVEHFEWLEPLFNERLETRNGRMIVPTRPGLGLTLSDRVAGWTAQEAEVGTRA
- a CDS encoding LacI family DNA-binding transcriptional regulator, with translation MTKRIEREPAVPANPGESVTLIDVARVAGVAPMTVSRALHRPELVRSDTQKKVLDAVRATGYVPNMLAGGLASNRSKLVAILLPTIANSIFADTVQSLMDGLTSSGYQTLLGLTAYSTAREEALVEAILGRRPDGIVLAGTRHSDATVDRLSKAKIPVVEIWDLTDTPIDMVIGFSHEQVGTEVARHLFDKGYRKFGIVSVDDPRGLRRCESIKSELARLGVAEPAFEVLPAPATLQAGREGLGRILAASTPDIIVCSSDTLAQGVLAEAASRRLSVPHELAVMGFGDLSTAAHVYPALSTVRIDGITIGAKAAEALLARFAAVPRSEVVRTQVKIDTGFTIIDRQST
- a CDS encoding MFS transporter, translating into MIFIVTVFNYVDRATLSIAAPSMRHELGFDAFTMGIAFSAFGWAYTGMQIPGGLILDRFGARVVLGLSLIVWSALTFVQGYVHLFASAFVALFALRFLMGVAESPAFPCNSRLTVMWFPSAERGLATSIFQLAQYFALAVFTPVMTYTVSKWGWHYVFFTTGAVGVLIGLWWLKSVREPQRDHRVNAAELEYIATGGGLPAMGDTPRPFKWREIRSIAANRMMIGVYIGQFCLTSITWFFLTWFPTYLIEAKGMSILKVGVAAAIPAVAGCLGGLIGGLWSDWMLKRGFSLTAARKTPIITGLVLSSTIVAANYIHSTTAVILVMSLAFFAKGVGNLGWCIVGDVSPKHAMGISGGIFNLCGNLASIVTPLAIGWMIRSTGSFEVALTYVAALSLLGAFSYLFIVGKLKRLEEGESDGTSPKSAPVTGLNPRHGN